One stretch of Tepiditoga spiralis DNA includes these proteins:
- a CDS encoding ABC transporter substrate-binding protein, which translates to MRKTLSFIFILVLVVSAFSTTVTMAAGAVGKELEVLNAQIAVFEKANPDINIKIIPLQNESDSRHDNYANWLAAKVKTPTIFMVDVVWPAEFAPFFVDLTNDKDYFNIDKFLPGTVKSNTVNGRLVGIPWFTDAGLLYYRKDLLEKYGYKPPKTWYELLTIAKNISDKENINGFVWQGKRYEGLVCDAMEYIHSFGAEVIENGKVVLDDPDNLKKATQALWFMKGLIDEGVTPKGVTTYAEEESRRIFQNGDAVFMRNWPYAWSLANADDSVIKGKVGVMPLPMAPNGRHSATLGGWNLAINKYATDDEVMAAKKFIKFLTSYDQQVYKAVNSGQNPTLKAAYSDSKIKEANPFMVNLYDVFINAEPRPVTPVYSEVSDAIQRHVYDVLTGVKSARTALKELSDELRDIINY; encoded by the coding sequence ATGAGGAAAACGTTGTCATTTATTTTCATTCTTGTTTTAGTTGTCAGTGCTTTTTCAACAACAGTAACTATGGCTGCTGGAGCCGTTGGAAAAGAACTTGAAGTTTTAAATGCACAAATAGCAGTTTTTGAAAAAGCTAACCCAGATATTAACATTAAGATCATTCCTCTACAAAATGAATCTGATTCAAGACATGATAATTATGCAAATTGGCTTGCTGCAAAAGTAAAAACACCTACAATATTTATGGTTGATGTTGTATGGCCAGCAGAATTTGCTCCATTCTTTGTAGATCTAACAAACGATAAAGATTACTTTAATATTGATAAATTTCTTCCTGGTACAGTTAAATCAAATACCGTTAATGGAAGATTAGTTGGTATACCTTGGTTTACAGATGCTGGTCTTTTATATTATAGAAAAGACTTACTTGAAAAATATGGCTATAAACCACCAAAGACTTGGTATGAACTTTTAACTATTGCTAAAAACATTTCAGATAAAGAAAATATAAATGGATTCGTATGGCAAGGAAAAAGATATGAAGGTTTAGTTTGTGATGCTATGGAATATATTCATTCTTTTGGTGCTGAAGTAATAGAAAACGGAAAAGTTGTTCTTGATGATCCTGATAATCTAAAAAAAGCAACACAAGCATTGTGGTTCATGAAAGGTTTAATCGATGAAGGAGTTACACCAAAAGGTGTTACAACTTATGCAGAAGAAGAATCAAGAAGAATTTTTCAAAATGGTGATGCTGTATTCATGAGAAACTGGCCATATGCTTGGTCTCTTGCAAATGCTGATGACTCAGTTATAAAAGGGAAAGTTGGAGTTATGCCATTACCTATGGCTCCAAACGGAAGACATTCAGCAACTTTAGGTGGATGGAATCTTGCTATAAATAAATATGCAACTGATGATGAAGTAATGGCTGCAAAAAAATTCATAAAATTCTTAACAAGCTATGATCAACAAGTTTATAAAGCAGTTAATTCTGGTCAAAACCCTACATTAAAAGCTGCATATTCTGATTCTAAAATAAAAGAAGCAAATCCTTTCATGGTTAATTTATACGATGTATTCATAAATGCTGAACCAAGACCTGTAACTCCTGTTTATTCAGAAGTTTCAGATGCTATTCAAAGACATGTATATGACGTATTAACTGGCGTAAAATCTGCAAGAACAGCTCTAAAAGAATTATCAGACGAATTAAGAGACATAATTAATTATTAA
- a CDS encoding ABC transporter permease subunit yields MKMGMKTKRNIEKTFLYILVFIMIIFYIFPFVWSILSSITSNKYLFRENLGITFESGAVVNSVHGNTIANKANFKMKDIIKEVNGIKIKNSSQLINVLNKIDKNNPVEFKVKRKIRVIVVNGIEINYITNLKDVLNDYKETKEIEYMKMGNSLYINGARFEYSEKLINIVKTIQETKNANYQVKELNKIIPIKADLSSVKELKDKTNIIGLDIDDKRFTFSNYILVFSERPFLRYIWNSIIVAGTTTILSLIFGAFAGYSVARLKIPGKIAIMSLILAVSMFPQISILGGLFKILRNLNLINHYWGLIIPYIAINLPLTTWILQNFFRDLPASIEESAYIDGCSKFMTLWRIVIPLSIPAFVTTGLLTFIAAWNEFLFAFTFITETNMYTVPVAIAMFSGKSQYEVPWGQLMAASVIITVPLVIMVLVFQKKIVAGLTSGAVKG; encoded by the coding sequence ATGAAAATGGGAATGAAAACAAAAAGAAATATAGAAAAAACTTTTCTTTATATATTAGTTTTTATAATGATAATATTTTATATTTTTCCTTTTGTTTGGTCAATATTGAGTTCAATAACATCTAATAAATACTTATTTAGAGAAAATTTAGGTATCACCTTTGAAAGTGGTGCTGTTGTCAATAGTGTTCATGGAAATACTATCGCAAATAAAGCAAACTTTAAAATGAAAGACATAATAAAAGAAGTAAATGGAATAAAAATAAAAAACTCTTCTCAATTAATAAATGTATTAAATAAGATTGATAAAAATAACCCTGTTGAGTTTAAAGTTAAAAGAAAAATAAGAGTTATTGTTGTAAATGGAATTGAAATAAATTATATTACTAATTTAAAAGATGTTTTAAATGATTATAAAGAAACTAAAGAAATCGAATATATGAAAATGGGAAACTCTTTATATATAAACGGTGCAAGATTTGAATATTCTGAAAAATTAATAAACATTGTAAAAACTATTCAAGAAACAAAAAATGCTAATTATCAAGTTAAAGAATTAAATAAAATTATACCTATTAAAGCAGATTTAAGTTCCGTAAAAGAATTAAAGGATAAAACAAATATTATAGGTTTAGATATAGACGATAAAAGATTTACTTTTTCAAATTATATATTAGTATTTTCAGAAAGACCATTTTTAAGATACATTTGGAACTCTATAATAGTTGCTGGAACAACAACAATATTGAGCTTAATCTTTGGAGCATTTGCAGGATATTCAGTTGCAAGGCTTAAAATTCCAGGAAAGATTGCAATAATGTCTTTAATACTTGCTGTTAGTATGTTCCCACAAATTTCAATCCTTGGAGGTTTATTTAAAATTTTAAGAAATCTAAACTTAATAAACCATTATTGGGGATTAATTATACCTTATATTGCAATAAATTTACCATTAACAACTTGGATTTTACAAAACTTTTTTAGAGATTTACCAGCATCAATAGAAGAATCAGCTTATATAGATGGCTGTTCAAAATTTATGACGCTTTGGAGAATTGTTATTCCATTATCAATTCCTGCATTTGTAACTACTGGATTATTAACATTCATAGCTGCATGGAATGAATTTTTATTTGCATTTACTTTTATAACAGAAACAAATATGTATACTGTTCCTGTTGCAATAGCAATGTTTTCAGGAAAGTCTCAATATGAAGTACCTTGGGGCCAGTTAATGGCTGCATCTGTTATAATTACCGTACCACTCGTTATAATGGTTCTTGTATTCCAAAAGAAAATAGTAGCTGGTTTAACTTCAGGTGCTGTTAAAGGATAA
- a CDS encoding carbohydrate ABC transporter permease has protein sequence MHSYKKKDVKLAFWLILPALIAILITAFFPLIQTIIDSFFKFSLRPDSIKKFVGIENYIKLFQDKRFVASFWNTLYFTAIAVSFEFFLGLITALILNASFKLRGLVRAAILIPWAIPTAISSQMWKWMYEDQYGFISHLLYNLGIIPQGTPILGTPGLAMNAIIAVDIWKTTPFMALLLLAGLQIIPSELYESARIDGANKWKQFTSITFPLLRPTIAVALIFRTLDSLRVFDVVYIMTKGALGTETMSVYNRHVLMDKIFSPKGYYGYGSAIAVVIFIIIGIFSLVYMKTMKLKMD, from the coding sequence ATGCATTCATACAAGAAAAAGGATGTTAAACTTGCATTTTGGTTAATACTTCCTGCTTTAATTGCTATATTAATAACAGCATTTTTCCCACTTATACAAACTATAATTGATAGTTTTTTTAAGTTTTCCTTAAGACCAGATTCAATTAAAAAATTTGTTGGAATAGAAAATTATATAAAATTATTTCAAGACAAAAGATTTGTTGCATCCTTTTGGAATACACTTTATTTTACTGCAATTGCAGTTTCTTTTGAATTTTTTCTTGGTTTAATAACTGCATTAATTTTAAATGCAAGTTTTAAACTAAGAGGTCTTGTACGTGCTGCCATTTTAATTCCTTGGGCAATACCTACTGCAATATCTTCTCAAATGTGGAAGTGGATGTATGAAGACCAATATGGTTTTATAAGCCATTTATTGTATAACTTAGGCATAATCCCTCAAGGAACACCTATTTTAGGAACTCCTGGTCTTGCAATGAATGCAATAATAGCTGTTGATATATGGAAAACAACACCTTTTATGGCTTTATTATTACTTGCAGGATTACAAATAATACCATCAGAATTATATGAATCTGCAAGAATAGATGGAGCAAACAAATGGAAACAATTTACATCTATCACCTTTCCATTATTAAGACCAACAATTGCTGTTGCTTTAATCTTTAGAACGCTTGATTCTTTAAGAGTTTTTGACGTTGTATATATAATGACAAAAGGAGCTCTTGGAACAGAAACAATGTCTGTATACAACAGACACGTTTTAATGGATAAAATTTTTAGTCCAAAAGGTTACTATGGTTATGGTTCAGCAATTGCTGTTGTTATATTTATAATAATTGGAATATTTTCACTTGTTTATATGAAAACTATGAAATTAAAGATGGATTAA